The window TCGGCGGTGTCGCCGCTGCGGATGCCGAGAAGAACCACCAGACCCCGGCCAATGGCGGCAGTGGCCGCACCGTTTATTTCGACCCCAGCCCGGCTGACCCGTTGCACTACCGCCCGCATCATTTCTCCTCTTTCCAGAAGGCTTTTATAAAAGGCCGTTTGCGGCGACCATTGTTGAAATGATTTTGGCGACGGTGGAAGCGGAGAGATTTCCCGCCTGCACAGTCACGAAGAATTCATTTCATTTGAAGGTAGTCAAATGGTATAGTGATTTCAACGGGTATTTGCAGCGGGTGATTTGAAAAGTCCACGTTCATACGGAAAAACCAATGATCAAACAACTTCAGAATCTTTTAAGCCAGATGTCGAAAGAGTTGCCGGGAATTTTAGCGGCAGCGGTGGTTACAGTTGAGGATGGAATGTCCATTGCAGAGGTCCGGCGGCGGGAGGATATTGATACTGCTTCCGCCGCTGCCTATCTGGCCTCTATAGTAAAATCAAATGCCAAGGCGCTCAAGCTGTTGGCCGATGATGAAGAACTCGAGGATATCCTGATCACTACCCGCCAGTATCATTTTATTATCAGGCATGTTGATGACCAGCCATTCTTCATCTTTGTCATGACCTCCAAGGAGGAATGGCTAGGCAAGGCACGGCTGCTGATCAAAAAATACGAGACACAATTCAGCAGATTTGCGGTGTATTTCCTGAAGAACTATCAGTAGCCGGGGCCTTGCATGGTGCCGGACATGACCCGCCGGCAGGGGACTCCAGGGCTTCTTAAAGGGATGCAGCTTCCTTTATTTTGCTGGCATTTTTCTTGATGCTCATGCGGATCCAGCCGAGATTGGTTTCCTGATCGGCAACGATTACCAGAAAGGCGTCTTCGCCTACCGGGGCGAACATTACCGGCCCGTTACTAAATTCGAACATGGTCATGCGGAGGTCGCCCTGACCGAGTTGGGTCCCCATCGACTCTGCCGAGCCAAAGCCTGAAGAGGCAATTGCTCCGATCATTTCCGCATCGATTCCGGTGCGGGCGAGACTGTCCAGGAGAAAGCCATCGCGGCCTACTACGCAGGCGGTATGGACCCCCTCTATACTGGTGAACTCGGCTAATATTTTCTGAATTGCGGTCATCTCAAACTCCTCTGTAAACGTTGATTGTTGGCTGGTTGATAGGTTTTCCGTAGGCTCCTCTTCCGGAATCTCTTCTAGCGGTAGTTCCTCTTCTTCGGCAGGTGAGTCCGGGGTGGCCGGAGTGCTTTCTTGCGGTTCGGGTATGTCGACAATGCTCTCTAGAGAAGACAAGTCATCTTCTTCAACCGAAAGATCTTCCAGAGTAGCGGCTTTTTCGTCGTTTTTTACTGCCGTTTCAAAGAGCAGTGCCTCAATGCTCTTCTTGATGCTCACCACGGGCGGCTGGACCCCCCTGATGTTCTGCAGGGAGCCGCCGTTGAAGCCAAGGATGGTGAAGAAGGCATCTTCGCCGCTCTCTTTGCCGCACATGGCATGCACCACCTCTCCGTCCTTGAAAAAAATCATTCCTTCCAGATTACCGGTTGTCACCTTCAGGGCCGCTGTTGCCCTGGAGAGCCCGTTAAACTGGACAATGTCTATCAGGTCGACGCCGTCAACAGTTCCCTGGAAGCCCTCATTGGCCCCGAGAAGGTCTTCAACGATAGTTCTGACCACCTTGATATCGAAGGGCTTCTCAATGTAGCGCAGGCTGCCGCTCATCATCGCCTTGTTCTCGTAGGCGCTCGACGGATAGGCCGTCATGATAATAACACCGGTTCCGGGGAAGCGGTTGTTAATCTCTATCAACAGGTCGAGACCGTTCATTCCTGGCATGTTGATGTCGGTGATGACCAGATTGACTGCCGTGTCTTTCAGTACCACCAGGGCCTCTTCTGCGGACTTTGCCGCGAGTATCTCAACGTTGTTCATGCCTTTGTTGAGATTTCTCTGGAGCATCCACAGCATATCCTCTTCGTCGTCAACAACCAGAACTCTTTTCATAATCTCACCGGGTTTTTTGTGTCCTGTTTTTCACAGGTAGTCGATCCTCTGGAGTCGTTTGCGTTCTTGTATCTCCGGACAGTTTTCGTCCGGACACCGGGCATATTGCAAAAGGAGTTCCATCTGTTCAATGTTAATTAATATGCTGAATATATTTGGAAATATCAAGGCATGGGGGAGGGTGGGATGGGCGAGATTGGCCAGATTCTGGCCAGTTGGTCAGGATCTGGCCAATCACTTCGCCGCTGCATCAGCCGGTACCTGCACCTGCTGCGCCATGCGGCTCCTCATCGTTCTCACATGTACCGTCGCGGTGCTGCCGGCTCAGCCTGCAGCTTAGGCCCCATCTTCAGGTAGAAATGGAACTACAGGTTATCGCGCAGAGTGGTCCGGGAAATACCGAGAATCTTAGCCGCCTTCGATTTGTTGTTGTTGACGGCATTGAGTACCTTCTTGATATACTGCTGTTCCATCTCCTTGAGGCTGATCAAGGATTCTTTCTTGCCGCAGCCGGAGGGGGTATCAGGATTGAGTCCAGACATGGTCAGCCAGCCGTTCTGGGTGAAGATGACCTCCCGCTCAATGAGATTACGCAGCTCTCTGATGTTGCCCTGCCAGTCGTGGCGGAGGAGTTTGCCGCGAGCCTCGGGGGTGAAGCCCTGAATATTCTTTTTCAGCTCCCGTTGCAGCTGATGGAGAAAAAAGTCGGCGAGAAGGAGGACATCCTCGCCGCGATTGCGGAGCGGCGGCAGAGAAATGGGCAAGACGTTCAGCCGGTAATAGAGGTCCTCGCGAAAGCCTCCCCGGTCTATCTGCTCCTCAATGTCGGCATTGGTGGCGGCAATGATGCGGATCTTCACCTGGATATCCTTCCGTCCACCGACCCGCCGGAAGGTTGATTCCTCAATGAGCCGGAGCAGCTTTGGTTGGAGATCGATGGGCAGATTGCCTATTTCATCGAGAAACAGGGTGCCGCCGCTGGCGACCTCGACCAGACCCTTCTTGTCGCTACGGGCATCGGTAAAAGCCCCCTTGTCATAGCCGAAGAGTTCCGATTCCATCAGGTTCGACGAGAGGGTGCCGCAGTCAACCTTGACAAAGACCCCGTTCTGGCCGGTACGGCTTTCGTGGATGGCCCGGGCCACCAGCTCCTTGCCTGTGCCGGTTTCGCCGGTAATGAGGACGGCTGCCTCGACCTGGGCGGCCATGCGGATGGCCTCCTTCACCCGGGTCATTGGCGGACTGTTGCCGATGATGGAGGTGACACCGACAGCCTGGTGGAGGAGGCTGGCCGTTCTGCGCATCAGCCGGGCGTGGAGGATTCTCCCCAGTATTGCCTTGAATTCGATGATATCAAAGGGCTTGACGATATAATCGATGGCGCCGGCCCGCAGGGACTGGACGGCGGTTTTGGCATCGTTGAGGCCGGTGAGCATGACGATATCGATATCATCGCCAATCTCCTTGATCGTGCCGATAAGGTCGATACCGCTGCCGTCGGGCAGGCCGATGTCGAGAAACACCAGATCGACAATCGCCGAACGGAGCATATCCAGGGCGTCGGCGCCATTGGCGGCGGTGGTTACCCGGTGGCCCTGTTTTTCGACAATCTTTGCCAGGGAAAAGCGCAGGTCTTCCTGGTCATCGACAATGAGCACCGCGCCCATCGGCTACACGTCCGCCCGGAAAAAGATGGTAAAGGTGGTGCCCTTGCCTTCCTTGCTTTCGAGGATAATATCGGCGTCGTTTTCCTTCAGGGTGCGGTAGACGATAGCCAGGCCGAGGCCGGCGCCGGAGGTCTTGGTGGTGAAAAATGGCTCGAACACCTGCTCGGCTACGTGGGCCGGCATGCCCGTGCCGTTGTCGGTGAAGTGGACGATGACGTAATGCTGGCCGCTGAGAAGGGCCGGATACCTCTTTTTGTAGTATTTGAGCGAGCTGGCACTGAGCAGGGTGGCGGAAATCTCGATATGGCCATTGCCGGAAGTGGCATCGATGGCGTTGAGGAACAGGTTGAGAAAGACCTGCTGGACCTGGTGCGGGTCGGCGATGATCGCCGGCAGCCCCGAGCTGACATCCTCGGAGAAGGTAATATTATTTTTGGTCAGCCGGTTATTGATGAGCGGCATGGTCTCGGTGATGATCGAGGAAAGCGAGGTCGGCCGCTTGTTCGGTTCGGCGGGGCGTGCATAGGAAAAGAAGTCGCCGAGCAGTTCGTTCAGCCGGTCGACCTGGCGGATGATCCGTTGCGCGCACTCCAGCTGTTCGCTGCTGTCTTTTGACTCTTCTTCGATGGACTGGGCCATGATCTTGATGCCGGCGAGGGGATTGCGCACCTCATGGGCCACCGCCGAGGCAATTTCCGCAACCGTCGACAACCGGTTCATCTTTTCCATTTCCTTGCGTACGTACTTCAACTCGGAAATATCGGAAAGGGAAATGATTATGCCGACCTTGTTGCCCCGGGAATCTTCTCTGACGACATTGGAAAAACCGATGATCTTCTTTTCCCGGGCGGGAGTGACAATGACCAATTCCTTATCGAGCTGACCTGGTTCGGTGGAGGCGGTGGAGAGGAGCTGGTCGGCGGTGCTTTCTCCAAGGAAGTCAGAGAGGTACTGGCCTTGCAGTGATTCGGTGTATGGCCGGAAAATTGCTTGGGCGGCGGCGTTGCTGGTCCTGATCTTGCCATCAAGGTCGGCAACGATCAGCCCGTGGTTCAGGCCCTGGATAATCGATTCGGAGAATCGTTTTTCCTCCCGCAGATTAGTAATGGAGCCACGCAGGTCAATTACCAGCTGGATAAGCTGCTGGTTCATCTGTTGACTCTCGATGATAATCGCCATGATGCTGGCTATTGCCTCAAGAAGCTCGGTGGTTTGCGGTGATTGTTGGTGGTGCGGGGTGGCGTAGGCGGTAAAGACACCAAGGAGTGTGCCGTCACGAAGGACGGGGATACAATAGTTGCCGTTAAAGGGATCGGTGGATTTTGCGCCCTTCGCTAAGGGAGGCAATGAGCTGAAAAAGCGGGTGGTTGCCGATTTTATGGTCAGACCGCAGTGACAAAATCCGAATCGTTTGGTGTTGCAGGGCATGCCCTCCGGGTGAGGAAATCCTCGGGAGATCACCAGGTTCAGCGATTGCAGATCCCGTTCAACAACGAACAGGGCGATCTTGGGACCAAGGCCGAGGTGGTCGGCAGCCAGGAGATAGTCGAGAATGCGGCCGATTTTTGTTTTTATGGGCAATTGTTCGAGAGCTGTTTTCAGAACATCAACAAGGATAGTCTGGTGGCTCTGTATGTGGGTACGCAAAGGGACATCCACTTCTCCTTCTTGATGCCGTCGCGTCTGCTCCATAAACTGTTCCCGTTTTTATCTATAGGGACCCGGTAATACGGCTCGCGCCGGTGAATGATATGCAGGCCCTAATTGCAGAAAGTCAAACTCCTCTGCAAAATACAACGATCTGCAGAGAAAAAACAAGGAAATAGCAATCGTTATCAAAAGAATTAGTAGATTTTCCGTATCCAGGGCGCCTGTCGACGGGATTTTTTGGAAGGGTTTGGTTTTTTGTCTATGTGGCGCTAGTCACTAGACCCCGCTTGCTTCAGTGATAGAATTTTCCGGCGGGTGGGGGCAATGTCGGTGTCATCAAGGAGGAAAGAGGGCTGTTGTCTGAGGAGATAGCGGCACGGCCCTGGATGTTTTTTGCCAAGGCCAATACCACTGTGATTGCGATCAATATTTGAAGCGTCCGACAATCCGGTTCAGCCCTTCGGCAAGGGCATTCAGGGAATCGGAGCTGTCTTTAACATGTGAGCAACTCCCCAGCATCTGCGCGGCATCCTCACTTACCTGATTGATTTCATGGGCGATATCGGTTGCCGTCATGGAGCTTTGCCCAACATTTTCATTGACGCCCTGAATGCCGGCGGAGGCCTGGCTGATATTGGCGGCTATTTCCTTGGCGGTGGCCGATTGCTCTTGAACGGCGGTGAAAATCAGGGCGACGGTGCTGTTCACTTTATGGATGACCTCGGCTATCTCGGCTATTTCTTTGATCGTCAGTTGCGTAGAATTTTGAATGTCACCGATTTTGCTCTTAATGTCTTGGGTCGCTTGAGTTGTTTGACTGGCCAGCGCCTTTATTTCGTTGGCGACAACTGCAAACCCTTTGCCGGCCTCACCAGCTCTTGCCGCTTCTATGGTGGCATTCAGGGCGAGGAGATTGGTTTGTGCCGATATCTCGGTGATAATCTCAGTTACCTTGCTGATCGCCGTTGCCGCGTTACCGAGATGATTGACCCGTTCCGAGGCGCTGGTCGTTTTTGTCACTGCCATTTCAGTGATATTTCGGGCAGTTTCAGAGTTGCTGGCGATTTCTGAGACCGAGGCAGTCATCTCATCGGCTGCGGCGGCAACCAAATTGATGTTTTCCGATGCCTCGGAACTTGCCCCGGCAACTGTGGCCATGCTGGTACTCATGCGGTTGGCGGCGTCGGCAACTGTTGCCGATCGGGCCGAAACATTTTCGGCCCCTTCCGACATCGCCGTCGAAATTGTCAGCAGTTGATGCGCTGAATTACCTAGTTTTCCGCCATTGGCGGCGATCTCTTTAATGACAAGGTCCATTTTGTCGATAAAGACATTGAACCAGGACGCGAGTTCACCCACTTCATTTTTGTAGGTGATATTCAACCTCTTGGTGAGGTCGCCTTCACCCTCGGCGACATCCCGCAGGCCGGCGGTTACATCGTGGATCGGACCGGTAATCGAATGGGTGGTCAGCCAGGCAAAGAACAGCCCCATGGCAATTGCGACAAAGAGGGCAATGGAGATGAAGGTTCGGGACACGCCATTGACCTTTTCGACCTGTTGGGCACTT of the Desulforhopalus sp. genome contains:
- a CDS encoding sigma-54 dependent transcriptional regulator, producing MGAVLIVDDQEDLRFSLAKIVEKQGHRVTTAANGADALDMLRSAIVDLVFLDIGLPDGSGIDLIGTIKEIGDDIDIVMLTGLNDAKTAVQSLRAGAIDYIVKPFDIIEFKAILGRILHARLMRRTASLLHQAVGVTSIIGNSPPMTRVKEAIRMAAQVEAAVLITGETGTGKELVARAIHESRTGQNGVFVKVDCGTLSSNLMESELFGYDKGAFTDARSDKKGLVEVASGGTLFLDEIGNLPIDLQPKLLRLIEESTFRRVGGRKDIQVKIRIIAATNADIEEQIDRGGFREDLYYRLNVLPISLPPLRNRGEDVLLLADFFLHQLQRELKKNIQGFTPEARGKLLRHDWQGNIRELRNLIEREVIFTQNGWLTMSGLNPDTPSGCGKKESLISLKEMEQQYIKKVLNAVNNNKSKAAKILGISRTTLRDNL
- a CDS encoding methyl-accepting chemotaxis protein, yielding MKSWKLRTQLGLGFAVVLLLTCIVGGSGLLSLTNVVRTVSLSRQISAGQEQFAGVREQYYIYLLNSHNTGRDAQALARDKVFSALEVLIRDADAHLQSNISQTTKDALAQLKLQYESYRQAFTLQNEDETKKASLIAPTLQLFEGYEDLIKTGSFKYEDMVLNYKLYSSNIRSYFERASETSKKATLASGKKFEESIQEWYKIIENSTSLKEVHGKILERFQKVQPQTLEYFRLVENQLERGKQMQTIDAQANAISLKLMEESAQQVEKVNGVSRTFISIALFVAIAMGLFFAWLTTHSITGPIHDVTAGLRDVAEGEGDLTKRLNITYKNEVGELASWFNVFIDKMDLVIKEIAANGGKLGNSAHQLLTISTAMSEGAENVSARSATVADAANRMSTSMATVAGASSEASENINLVAAAADEMTASVSEIASNSETARNITEMAVTKTTSASERVNHLGNAATAISKVTEIITEISAQTNLLALNATIEAARAGEAGKGFAVVANEIKALASQTTQATQDIKSKIGDIQNSTQLTIKEIAEIAEVIHKVNSTVALIFTAVQEQSATAKEIAANISQASAGIQGVNENVGQSSMTATDIAHEINQVSEDAAQMLGSCSHVKDSSDSLNALAEGLNRIVGRFKY
- a CDS encoding ATP-binding protein, with the translated sequence MEQTRRHQEGEVDVPLRTHIQSHQTILVDVLKTALEQLPIKTKIGRILDYLLAADHLGLGPKIALFVVERDLQSLNLVISRGFPHPEGMPCNTKRFGFCHCGLTIKSATTRFFSSLPPLAKGAKSTDPFNGNYCIPVLRDGTLLGVFTAYATPHHQQSPQTTELLEAIASIMAIIIESQQMNQQLIQLVIDLRGSITNLREEKRFSESIIQGLNHGLIVADLDGKIRTSNAAAQAIFRPYTESLQGQYLSDFLGESTADQLLSTASTEPGQLDKELVIVTPAREKKIIGFSNVVREDSRGNKVGIIISLSDISELKYVRKEMEKMNRLSTVAEIASAVAHEVRNPLAGIKIMAQSIEEESKDSSEQLECAQRIIRQVDRLNELLGDFFSYARPAEPNKRPTSLSSIITETMPLINNRLTKNNITFSEDVSSGLPAIIADPHQVQQVFLNLFLNAIDATSGNGHIEISATLLSASSLKYYKKRYPALLSGQHYVIVHFTDNGTGMPAHVAEQVFEPFFTTKTSGAGLGLAIVYRTLKENDADIILESKEGKGTTFTIFFRADV
- a CDS encoding response regulator, with the translated sequence MKRVLVVDDEEDMLWMLQRNLNKGMNNVEILAAKSAEEALVVLKDTAVNLVITDINMPGMNGLDLLIEINNRFPGTGVIIMTAYPSSAYENKAMMSGSLRYIEKPFDIKVVRTIVEDLLGANEGFQGTVDGVDLIDIVQFNGLSRATAALKVTTGNLEGMIFFKDGEVVHAMCGKESGEDAFFTILGFNGGSLQNIRGVQPPVVSIKKSIEALLFETAVKNDEKAATLEDLSVEEDDLSSLESIVDIPEPQESTPATPDSPAEEEELPLEEIPEEEPTENLSTSQQSTFTEEFEMTAIQKILAEFTSIEGVHTACVVGRDGFLLDSLARTGIDAEMIGAIASSGFGSAESMGTQLGQGDLRMTMFEFSNGPVMFAPVGEDAFLVIVADQETNLGWIRMSIKKNASKIKEAASL